A genomic segment from Micromonospora echinaurantiaca encodes:
- the coaE gene encoding dephospho-CoA kinase, with translation MLRVGLTGGIGSGKSAVAARLAERGAVVIDSDRIAREVVAPGTEGLAEIVAAFSERVLDADGALDRAALGAVVFADEAARRRLEAITHPRVRARTAELAAAAGPDAIVVNDVPLLVEVGLAPTYHLVVVVETDVALRLERLARDRGMERAEAERRIAAQADDARRRAAADVLLSNDGSLADLHAAVDALWYDRLLPFAANLRERRVVRPARVELIEADPTWPRQYARLAARIRHALAPAEPRIDHIGSTAVPGLAAKDVIDIQLAVPTLADADGAFAERLAEAGFPRLPGEWWDNPRPPGSARWPKRLHGSADPARPVYLHIREVDSPGWRYALLMRDHLRADPDQRAAYLQLKRDLAAAAPDSVTYSTAKDPWFDEEHLRAEAWAAQTGWRP, from the coding sequence GTGCTGAGGGTGGGACTGACCGGAGGAATCGGCTCCGGCAAGAGCGCGGTGGCGGCCCGGCTGGCCGAGCGCGGCGCGGTGGTGATCGACTCCGACCGGATCGCCCGGGAGGTGGTCGCGCCGGGCACCGAGGGGCTGGCCGAGATCGTCGCCGCCTTCTCCGAGCGGGTGCTCGACGCCGACGGGGCGCTGGACCGGGCGGCCCTCGGGGCGGTGGTCTTCGCCGACGAGGCGGCCCGCCGCCGGCTGGAGGCGATCACCCACCCCCGGGTTCGGGCACGGACCGCCGAACTGGCCGCCGCGGCGGGACCCGACGCGATCGTGGTGAACGACGTACCGCTGCTGGTCGAGGTGGGGCTCGCGCCCACGTACCACCTGGTGGTCGTGGTGGAGACGGACGTGGCGCTGCGGTTGGAGCGGCTGGCCCGCGACCGGGGGATGGAGCGGGCGGAGGCGGAGCGGCGGATCGCCGCGCAGGCCGACGACGCCCGCCGCCGAGCGGCAGCGGACGTGCTGCTGAGCAACGACGGCAGCCTGGCCGACCTGCACGCGGCCGTCGACGCGCTCTGGTACGACCGGCTGCTGCCCTTCGCGGCGAACCTGCGCGAGCGGCGGGTGGTCCGGCCGGCGCGGGTCGAGCTGATCGAGGCCGACCCGACCTGGCCGCGGCAGTACGCCCGGCTGGCCGCCCGGATCCGGCACGCGCTCGCCCCCGCCGAGCCGCGGATCGACCACATCGGCTCCACCGCGGTGCCCGGACTCGCGGCCAAGGACGTGATCGACATCCAGCTCGCCGTGCCGACCCTCGCCGACGCGGACGGCGCGTTCGCCGAGCGGCTGGCCGAGGCCGGCTTTCCGCGGCTGCCCGGCGAGTGGTGGGACAACCCGCGCCCGCCCGGCAGCGCCCGGTGGCCCAAGCGGCTGCACGGCAGCGCCGATCCGGCCCGCCCGGTCTACCTGCACATCCGCGAGGTGGACTCGCCGGGCTGGCGGTACGCCCTGCTGATGCGCGACCACCTGCGTGCCGACCCGGACCAGCGGGCGGCGTACCTGCAGCTGAAGCGGGACCTGGCCGCCGCCGCCCCGGACAGCGTCACCTACAGCACCGCCAAGGATCCCTGGTTCGACGAGGAGCACCTGCGGGCCGAGGCGTGGGCCGCGCAGACCGGCTGGCGCCCCTGA
- the uvrB gene encoding excinuclease ABC subunit UvrB, giving the protein MALDIPRLDGRFQVVSEFQPAGDQPAAIDDLERRVRGGDRATVLLGATGTGKSATTAWLIERLQRPTLVLAPNKTLCAQLAKEFSELLPHNAVEYFVSYYDYYQPEAYIPQTDTYIEKDSSINEEVERLRHSATMSLLTRRDVIVVATVSAIYGLGTPEEYLDRAVRVAVGQELDRDQLLRRLVDIQYTRNDMAFNRGTFRVRGDTLEIIPAYEELAVRIELFGDEVEKLYYLNPLTGDVVREVDHLLIFPATHYAAGPERMERAIRDIETELGERLAELERQGKLLEAQRLRMRTTYDIEMMRQVGFCSGIENYSMHIDGRLPGSPPHCLLDYFPDDFLTVVDESHVTIPQIGGMYEGDASRKRMLIDHGFRLPSAADNRPLRFDEFLERVGQMVFLSATPGPWELEQSQGEFVEQVIRPTGLIDPEVIVKPTKGQIDDLMHEIKLRTERDERVLVTTLTKKMAEDLSDYLLENGIRVRYLHSEVDTLRRVELLRELRKGDYDVLVGINLLREGLDLPEVSLVAILDADKEGFLRSGRSLIQTIGRAARNVSGQVHMYADKITPSMADAIEETNRRRAKQIAHNEAHGISPEPLRKKIHDILDDIYREAEDTEQNTRVGGAVRQLSRGKAPVKETRSRGRAGGAAPAREGMARAELAQLIQELNDQMLAAARELQFELAARIRDEVADLKKELRGMDAAGVK; this is encoded by the coding sequence ATGGCGCTCGACATTCCCCGTCTCGACGGCCGGTTCCAGGTCGTCAGCGAGTTCCAGCCCGCCGGCGACCAGCCGGCCGCGATCGACGATCTGGAGCGTCGGGTCCGCGGCGGCGACCGCGCCACGGTGCTGCTCGGCGCGACCGGCACCGGCAAGAGCGCCACCACCGCGTGGCTGATCGAGCGGTTGCAGCGGCCGACGCTGGTGCTCGCGCCCAACAAGACGCTCTGCGCGCAGCTGGCCAAGGAGTTCAGCGAGCTGCTGCCGCACAACGCGGTCGAATACTTCGTCTCGTACTACGACTACTACCAGCCCGAGGCGTACATCCCGCAGACCGACACCTACATCGAGAAGGACTCCTCGATCAACGAGGAGGTGGAGCGGCTGCGGCACTCGGCGACCATGTCGCTGCTCACCCGGCGCGACGTGATCGTGGTGGCCACCGTCTCGGCGATCTACGGCCTGGGCACCCCGGAGGAGTACCTCGACCGGGCCGTGCGGGTCGCCGTCGGCCAGGAGCTCGACCGCGACCAGCTGCTGCGCCGCCTGGTCGACATCCAGTACACCCGCAACGACATGGCCTTCAACCGCGGCACCTTCCGGGTCCGCGGCGACACCCTGGAGATCATCCCGGCGTACGAGGAGCTCGCCGTCCGGATCGAGCTGTTCGGCGACGAGGTGGAGAAGCTCTACTACCTCAACCCGCTCACCGGCGACGTGGTCCGCGAGGTCGACCACCTGCTGATCTTCCCCGCCACGCACTACGCGGCCGGGCCGGAGCGGATGGAGCGGGCGATCCGCGACATCGAGACCGAGCTGGGTGAGCGGCTGGCCGAGCTGGAGCGGCAGGGCAAGCTGCTGGAGGCGCAGCGGCTGCGGATGCGCACCACGTACGACATCGAGATGATGCGCCAGGTCGGCTTCTGCTCCGGCATCGAGAACTACTCGATGCACATCGACGGCCGGCTGCCCGGCAGCCCGCCGCACTGCCTGCTCGACTACTTCCCCGACGACTTCCTCACCGTGGTCGACGAGTCGCACGTGACCATCCCGCAGATCGGCGGCATGTACGAGGGCGACGCGTCCCGCAAGCGGATGCTCATCGACCACGGCTTCCGGCTGCCCAGCGCGGCCGACAACCGGCCGCTGCGCTTCGACGAGTTCCTGGAGCGGGTCGGCCAGATGGTCTTCCTCTCCGCCACCCCCGGCCCGTGGGAGCTGGAGCAGTCCCAGGGCGAGTTCGTGGAGCAGGTGATCCGCCCGACCGGCCTGATCGACCCGGAGGTCATCGTCAAGCCGACCAAGGGGCAGATCGACGATCTCATGCACGAGATCAAGCTGCGTACCGAGCGGGACGAGCGGGTGCTGGTCACCACGCTGACCAAGAAGATGGCCGAGGACCTCTCCGACTACCTGCTCGAGAACGGCATCCGGGTGCGCTACCTGCACTCCGAGGTGGACACCCTGCGCCGGGTCGAGCTGCTGCGCGAGCTGCGCAAGGGCGACTACGACGTGCTGGTCGGCATCAACCTGCTGCGGGAGGGTCTCGACCTGCCCGAGGTGTCGCTGGTGGCGATCCTGGACGCCGACAAGGAGGGCTTCCTGCGCAGCGGCCGGTCGCTGATCCAGACCATCGGCCGGGCGGCCCGGAACGTCTCGGGCCAGGTGCACATGTACGCCGACAAGATCACCCCGTCGATGGCGGACGCGATCGAGGAGACCAACCGCCGGCGGGCCAAGCAGATCGCGCACAACGAGGCGCACGGGATCAGCCCGGAGCCGCTGCGCAAGAAGATCCACGACATCCTCGACGACATCTACCGCGAGGCGGAGGACACCGAGCAGAACACCCGGGTCGGCGGCGCGGTGCGGCAGCTCTCCCGGGGCAAGGCCCCGGTCAAGGAGACCCGCAGCCGCGGCCGGGCGGGCGGCGCCGCGCCCGCGCGTGAGGGCATGGCCCGGGCCGAGCTGGCCCAGCTCATCCAGGAGCTGAACGACCAGATGCTGGCCGCCGCGCGGGAGCTGCAGTTCGAACTGGCCGCCCGGATCCGCGACGAGGTGGCCGACCTGAAGAAGGAACTGCGGGGAATGGACGCCGCCGGCGTGAAGTGA
- a CDS encoding helix-turn-helix domain-containing protein: MDAVEVAVDEIVLGAPDARLRPFVDRYIGYRERAALPLVRREVAGAFVVVILGWGAPLDVVDPRDAARGAHAVDSFVAGTFDGPCTTRLVGVGEGVELLLAPLAARRILGLPLAELTNRAVGVAALPGGWLDRLRVRLAVAADWPARFALLDAALAARLAATEPVDARLAWAWRRLAETGGRVAVGALAGELGWSRRHLAARFRDEVGLTPKTTARLLRFQRAYATLTAGSALAVDPTAARGVQSGVTDQSGATGLSGATGLSGVTGQGGVTGLSGATGLSGVTGQGGVTGLSGATGLSGVTGQGGVTGLSGATGLSGATGLSGVTGQSGQGDPGGATGQRGPGGSGGSAGPLPGGWAEIAARCGYYDQSHLIRDFREFAGDTPTALGSHSSNPG, translated from the coding sequence ATGGACGCGGTCGAGGTAGCGGTCGACGAGATCGTCCTCGGGGCGCCCGACGCCCGGCTGCGGCCCTTCGTCGACCGCTACATCGGCTATCGGGAGCGGGCGGCGCTGCCGCTGGTCCGCCGCGAGGTGGCCGGTGCCTTCGTGGTGGTCATCCTCGGCTGGGGCGCCCCGCTGGACGTGGTCGACCCGCGGGACGCCGCCCGGGGCGCCCACGCGGTGGACTCCTTCGTCGCCGGCACGTTCGACGGCCCCTGCACCACCCGCCTGGTCGGCGTCGGCGAGGGGGTGGAGCTGCTGCTGGCCCCGTTGGCCGCCCGGCGGATCCTCGGCCTGCCACTGGCCGAACTGACCAACCGGGCGGTAGGGGTGGCGGCGCTGCCCGGTGGCTGGCTCGACCGGCTCCGCGTCCGGCTGGCCGTCGCCGCCGACTGGCCGGCCCGGTTCGCGCTGCTCGACGCCGCGTTGGCGGCCCGGCTGGCGGCCACCGAACCGGTCGACGCGCGGCTGGCGTGGGCGTGGCGGCGGCTCGCCGAGACCGGTGGCCGGGTCGCCGTCGGCGCCCTCGCCGGCGAGCTGGGGTGGAGCCGTCGGCACCTCGCCGCCCGGTTCCGCGACGAGGTCGGGCTGACGCCGAAGACCACCGCGCGGCTGCTCCGCTTCCAGCGGGCCTACGCGACCCTGACCGCCGGGTCGGCCCTCGCCGTCGATCCGACGGCCGCTCGGGGCGTCCAGAGCGGCGTGACCGACCAGAGCGGTGCGACCGGCCTGAGCGGTGCGACCGGCCTGAGCGGCGTGACCGGCCAGGGCGGCGTGACCGGCCTGAGCGGTGCGACCGGCCTGAGCGGCGTGACCGGCCAGGGCGGCGTGACCGGCCTGAGCGGTGCGACCGGCCTGAGCGGCGTGACCGGCCAGGGCGGCGTGACCGGCCTGAGCGGTGCGACCGGCCTGAGCGGTGCGACCGGCCTGAGCGGCGTGACCGGCCAGAGCGGTCAAGGCGACCCGGGCGGCGCGACCGGCCAGCGCGGCCCAGGGGGTTCGGGCGGGTCCGCCGGTCCGCTGCCGGGCGGCTGGGCCGAGATCGCCGCCCGCTGCGGGTACTACGACCAGTCCCACCTGATCCGCGACTTCCGGGAGTTCGCCGGCGACACCCCGACCGCGCTCGGGTCACATTCGTCCAATCCGGGGTGA
- a CDS encoding VOC family protein, producing the protein MRTIYPIFRYPDASSAIDWLCAAFGFTVHARHDAPDGSVAHAELTLDTGMIMVGELPDPRPRPGDEDWSVYVAVDDVDAHCARARSAGAEIVREPFDTDYGSRDYTARDLAGNVWSFGTYRP; encoded by the coding sequence ATGCGAACCATCTATCCGATCTTCCGCTACCCGGACGCCAGCTCAGCCATCGACTGGCTCTGCGCCGCCTTCGGCTTCACCGTGCACGCCCGGCACGACGCGCCCGATGGTTCGGTCGCCCACGCCGAACTCACCCTGGACACCGGCATGATCATGGTGGGCGAGCTGCCCGACCCGCGACCCCGGCCGGGGGACGAGGACTGGTCGGTCTACGTGGCGGTCGACGACGTCGACGCGCACTGCGCCCGGGCCAGGTCGGCCGGCGCCGAGATCGTCCGGGAGCCGTTCGACACCGACTACGGCTCCCGCGACTACACCGCCCGTGACCTGGCCGGCAACGTCTGGTCCTTCGGCACGTACCGGCCCTGA
- a CDS encoding helix-turn-helix domain-containing protein, whose protein sequence is MPLPTSPVIRRARLGAELRQLRRREALTLEQVCDRLGWASTSKLSRIELGQSRPDLADVLDLLDVYQVPAPQRDALIVIARDAATSRGWWKALGEMGERQRTYAELEAGAASIVDYQPAVVPGLLQTPAYARLRIAAGRLLDGGVDVEADVRARIARHEVLRRPEPPRYTALLAEAACDPAGVPHEVWREQLGHLVDLAELPNVTIRLLPRGVAGQGVQPLTPYSCYSFPDPADPRTVMLEALTTDVRLVTPPDVDRYERITGWLLGAALPVEESVAELARRAAG, encoded by the coding sequence ATGCCGTTGCCAACGAGTCCGGTCATTCGACGTGCGCGGCTCGGCGCCGAGTTGCGCCAACTGCGCCGGCGGGAGGCGCTCACCCTGGAACAGGTCTGCGACCGGCTGGGCTGGGCTTCGACCTCCAAGCTGTCCCGCATCGAGCTGGGGCAGAGCCGGCCGGACCTCGCCGACGTGCTCGACCTGCTGGACGTCTACCAGGTGCCGGCGCCGCAGCGGGACGCGCTGATCGTCATCGCCCGGGACGCGGCCACCAGCCGGGGCTGGTGGAAGGCGCTCGGCGAGATGGGCGAGCGGCAGCGCACCTACGCGGAACTGGAGGCGGGCGCGGCGAGCATCGTGGACTACCAACCCGCGGTGGTGCCCGGGCTGTTGCAGACCCCGGCGTACGCCCGGTTGCGGATCGCCGCCGGACGGCTGCTGGACGGCGGCGTCGACGTCGAGGCCGACGTACGGGCCCGGATCGCCCGGCACGAGGTGCTCCGTCGCCCCGAACCACCCCGGTACACGGCGCTGCTCGCCGAGGCCGCCTGTGACCCCGCCGGCGTCCCGCACGAAGTGTGGCGGGAGCAACTGGGGCACCTGGTCGACCTGGCCGAGCTGCCGAACGTGACGATCCGGCTGCTGCCCCGGGGTGTCGCCGGGCAGGGCGTGCAGCCGCTCACCCCGTACTCGTGCTACTCGTTCCCGGACCCGGCCGACCCGCGCACCGTCATGCTGGAGGCGCTGACCACCGACGTGCGCCTGGTGACGCCGCCGGACGTCGACAGGTACGAGCGGATCACCGGGTGGCTGCTCGGCGCGGCCCTGCCGGTCGAGGAGAGCGTCGCGGAGCTGGCCCGCCGCGCCGCCGGCTGA
- a CDS encoding SDR family oxidoreductase → MTQRVALVTGVSRRIGIGAAVARTLAADGWRLLLSGLPEFDEAQPYGGDPDGVAALLGELGDAAAYQRADLLDPAAPAALVGEAVRRHGRLDAVVAVHAYSTHTPLGALDAAEIDRHLLVNVRATLLLAEAFAAAFTAGSDGRLVLFSSGQRLGPMPGELAYAASKAAVENLTVQLAPLLMPTGITVNCVNPGPTDTGYAPPEVHEAVARLFPGGRWGSPQDAARLVRFLCSPDAGWITGQVIDSEGGFRRHV, encoded by the coding sequence ATGACGCAGCGGGTGGCCCTGGTGACCGGCGTGAGCCGGCGGATCGGCATCGGCGCGGCGGTCGCCCGCACGCTCGCCGCGGACGGTTGGCGGCTGCTGCTCAGCGGCCTGCCGGAGTTCGACGAGGCGCAGCCCTACGGTGGCGATCCCGACGGCGTGGCGGCCCTGCTGGGCGAGTTGGGCGACGCGGCGGCCTACCAGCGGGCGGATCTGCTCGATCCGGCGGCGCCGGCCGCGCTGGTCGGCGAGGCGGTGCGCCGGCACGGCCGGCTCGACGCGGTGGTGGCGGTGCACGCCTACTCCACGCACACCCCGCTCGGGGCGCTGGACGCCGCCGAGATCGACCGGCACCTGCTGGTCAACGTACGGGCCACCCTGCTGCTGGCCGAGGCGTTCGCGGCGGCGTTCACCGCCGGATCGGATGGCCGGCTGGTGCTCTTCTCCAGCGGGCAGCGCCTCGGCCCGATGCCCGGCGAGCTGGCGTACGCGGCGAGCAAGGCGGCGGTGGAGAACCTGACCGTCCAGCTCGCTCCGCTGCTGATGCCGACCGGCATCACCGTCAACTGTGTCAATCCCGGGCCCACCGACACCGGCTACGCCCCGCCCGAGGTCCACGAGGCGGTGGCGCGGCTCTTCCCCGGCGGGCGCTGGGGCAGCCCGCAGGACGCCGCCCGGCTGGTGCGATTCCTCTGCTCGCCGGACGCCGGGTGGATCACCGGCCAGGTGATCGACTCCGAGGGCGGCTTCCGCCGCCACGTGTGA
- a CDS encoding antibiotic biosynthesis monooxygenase family protein, whose translation MVLEVALIDVLPGHEDEFAAAYAKGHPVLAGTPGCRSVRMTRGVESPSRFVLLVEWDSVEAHNENFRGSDRFTRWRELIGPYFANPPLVEHFVDVPA comes from the coding sequence ATGGTGCTAGAGGTCGCGCTCATCGACGTACTACCGGGACACGAGGACGAGTTCGCCGCCGCGTACGCCAAGGGGCATCCGGTGCTCGCCGGCACCCCCGGCTGCCGGTCGGTGCGGATGACCCGGGGCGTCGAGTCGCCGTCCCGCTTCGTGCTGCTGGTCGAGTGGGACTCCGTCGAGGCGCACAACGAGAACTTCCGGGGCAGCGACCGGTTCACCCGGTGGCGGGAACTGATCGGCCCGTACTTCGCCAACCCGCCGCTGGTCGAGCACTTCGTGGACGTGCCCGCCTGA
- the pnuC gene encoding nicotinamide riboside transporter PnuC: MIDWLTGTAFTVAGTGTTRAELLGFATGALNVWLVARQRIANWPVGIVNVLLLMLLFWTAGLYADAGLQLVYVALGLYGWWAWLYGGERRSRLTVSRTGRREWWVLAAAGLALTVGLWALLTRATDSTVPLPDALTTALSLLATYGQTRKRVESWWLWITADLIYIPLYAYKGLYLTALLYLVFLGLCVLGLREWRADLRRQASATPVPPGPAPVAA, translated from the coding sequence ATGATCGACTGGCTGACCGGCACGGCGTTCACCGTGGCGGGCACCGGCACCACCCGGGCCGAGTTGCTGGGCTTCGCCACCGGGGCGCTCAACGTCTGGCTGGTGGCCCGGCAGCGGATCGCCAACTGGCCGGTCGGCATCGTCAACGTGCTGCTGCTGATGCTGCTGTTCTGGACGGCTGGCCTGTACGCCGACGCCGGCCTCCAGCTCGTCTACGTCGCCCTCGGCCTGTACGGGTGGTGGGCGTGGCTGTACGGCGGCGAGCGGCGCTCCCGGCTCACGGTCAGCCGGACCGGTCGCCGGGAGTGGTGGGTGCTGGCGGCTGCCGGCCTGGCGCTGACCGTCGGGCTCTGGGCACTGCTGACCCGGGCCACCGACTCCACCGTGCCGCTGCCGGACGCGCTGACCACCGCGCTCTCGTTGCTGGCCACGTACGGGCAGACCCGCAAGCGGGTGGAGAGCTGGTGGCTGTGGATCACCGCTGACCTGATCTACATCCCGCTCTACGCCTACAAGGGCCTCTACCTCACCGCGCTGCTCTACCTGGTCTTCCTCGGGCTCTGCGTGCTCGGCCTGCGCGAGTGGCGGGCGGACCTGCGCCGCCAGGCCAGCGCGACGCCGGTACCGCCCGGCCCGGCCCCGGTGGCGGCATGA
- a CDS encoding AAA family ATPase, whose product MTDATPRPPAAVVDGALEATPRLSAAAADGAAAARPPADRADGVADAVPVGRQRHAPGVGPAAPEFRHGMVVGKFYPPHAGHHALIEAAAARCAAVTVVAAPSRRESIPLASRLAWLREVHADTPWVRFVGRYDNHPVDYADPAVWDLHCAVFRDALGGRPVDAVFSSEAYGAELARRFDAVPVAVDPARRRVPVSGTAVRADPVGHWDQLSAPVRAWFVRRVVVVGAESTGTTTMAAALAAHFGTRWVPEYGRELTARKLARLRERDPAATVFDVSWDRDDFAEVVREQQAAEDAAARSSGPLLFCDTDARATAVWEERYLGSSSAPVRAAARRPALYLLTDHVGVPFADDGLRDGEHLRAWMTDRFRTELAGCGVPVVELTGPHERRLARAVAACEELLAVGWSLADPLVAPPDPEHLAS is encoded by the coding sequence ATGACCGACGCGACGCCCCGGCCTCCGGCGGCGGTCGTTGACGGCGCGCTCGAAGCGACGCCCCGGCTCTCGGCGGCGGCCGCCGACGGCGCGGCGGCGGCGCGGCCCCCAGCGGATCGCGCCGACGGTGTGGCGGACGCGGTGCCGGTCGGCCGGCAGCGGCACGCGCCGGGTGTTGGGCCGGCGGCGCCGGAGTTCCGGCACGGGATGGTGGTGGGCAAGTTCTACCCGCCGCACGCCGGCCACCACGCGCTGATCGAGGCGGCCGCCGCGCGTTGCGCCGCGGTCACCGTGGTGGCGGCGCCGTCGCGCCGGGAGTCGATCCCGCTCGCGTCCCGGCTGGCGTGGCTGCGCGAGGTGCACGCGGACACCCCGTGGGTCCGCTTCGTCGGCCGGTACGACAACCACCCGGTGGACTACGCCGACCCTGCGGTGTGGGACCTGCACTGCGCCGTGTTCCGCGACGCGCTGGGCGGCCGGCCGGTCGACGCCGTCTTCTCCTCCGAGGCGTACGGCGCCGAGCTGGCCCGGCGCTTCGACGCCGTACCCGTCGCGGTGGATCCCGCGCGGCGGCGGGTGCCGGTCTCGGGGACCGCGGTGCGCGCGGACCCGGTGGGCCACTGGGACCAGCTCAGCGCGCCGGTGCGCGCCTGGTTCGTCCGGCGGGTGGTGGTGGTCGGCGCGGAGTCCACCGGCACCACGACGATGGCCGCCGCCCTCGCGGCCCACTTCGGCACCCGCTGGGTCCCCGAGTACGGCCGGGAGCTGACCGCGCGGAAGCTGGCCCGGTTGCGCGAGCGCGACCCGGCGGCCACCGTCTTCGACGTCAGCTGGGACCGCGACGACTTCGCCGAGGTGGTCCGGGAGCAGCAGGCGGCGGAGGACGCGGCGGCCCGGTCCAGCGGCCCGCTGCTGTTCTGCGACACCGACGCCCGGGCGACCGCCGTCTGGGAGGAGCGCTACCTGGGCTCGTCGTCCGCGCCGGTGCGCGCGGCGGCCCGCCGGCCGGCGCTCTACCTGCTCACCGACCACGTCGGGGTGCCCTTCGCCGACGACGGGCTGCGCGACGGCGAGCACCTGCGGGCCTGGATGACCGACCGGTTCCGGACGGAGCTGGCCGGCTGCGGAGTGCCGGTGGTCGAGCTCACCGGGCCGCACGAGCGGCGGCTGGCCCGGGCGGTCGCCGCCTGCGAGGAGCTGCTGGCGGTCGGCTGGTCGCTGGCCGACCCGCTGGTCGCACCGCCCGACCCGGAGCACCTAGCCTCCTAG
- a CDS encoding TerC family protein — MDVSGLVWAGTLVALTAILLVDLLIIGRRPHEPSVRESSLWVGFYVALALVFGAGVWLASGPSAAGQFYTGWLTEYSLSVDNLFVFVIIMARFAVPRQYQQKVLLIGIVLALVMRGGFIAAGAALISQFSWVFYIFGAFLIYTAVNLARQGEPDEDEFTENVLIRWSRKALPISKDYDGAKLTTHENGRRLFTPMLIVMIAIGTTDLIFALDSIPAIFGITQEPYLVFTANVFALMGLRQLYFLLGGLLDRLIYLSYGLAVVLGFIGVKLVLEALADNNLPFINNGEHVGWAPHIPIWLSLTVILGTLLVATIASLVKSSRDRRRMLAEARR; from the coding sequence TTGGACGTGTCCGGACTGGTGTGGGCGGGGACCCTCGTCGCACTGACCGCGATCCTGCTCGTCGACCTGCTGATCATCGGTCGGCGGCCGCACGAGCCGAGCGTGCGGGAGTCCAGCCTGTGGGTGGGCTTCTACGTCGCCCTGGCCCTGGTCTTCGGCGCCGGGGTGTGGCTCGCCTCCGGCCCGAGCGCGGCCGGGCAGTTCTACACCGGCTGGCTCACCGAGTACAGCCTCTCGGTGGACAACCTCTTCGTCTTCGTGATCATCATGGCCCGCTTCGCGGTGCCCCGGCAGTACCAGCAGAAGGTGCTGCTCATCGGCATCGTGCTGGCGCTGGTCATGCGCGGTGGGTTCATCGCCGCCGGCGCCGCGCTGATCTCCCAGTTCTCCTGGGTCTTCTACATCTTCGGCGCGTTCCTCATCTACACGGCGGTCAACCTGGCCCGCCAGGGTGAGCCGGACGAGGACGAGTTCACCGAGAACGTGCTGATCCGCTGGAGCCGCAAGGCGCTGCCGATCTCCAAGGACTACGACGGCGCGAAGCTCACCACGCACGAGAACGGCCGCCGGCTGTTCACCCCGATGCTGATCGTCATGATCGCGATCGGCACCACCGACCTGATCTTCGCGCTCGACTCGATCCCGGCCATCTTCGGCATCACCCAGGAGCCGTACCTGGTCTTCACCGCGAACGTGTTCGCGCTGATGGGGCTGCGGCAGCTCTACTTCCTGCTCGGCGGCCTGCTGGACCGGCTGATCTACCTCAGCTACGGGCTGGCCGTGGTGCTCGGCTTCATCGGCGTCAAGCTCGTGCTGGAGGCGCTGGCCGACAACAACCTGCCGTTCATCAACAACGGCGAGCACGTGGGCTGGGCTCCGCACATCCCGATCTGGCTCTCGCTCACGGTCATCCTCGGCACCCTGCTGGTGGCGACCATCGCCAGCCTGGTGAAGTCGTCCCGGGACCGGCGCCGGATGCTGGCCGAGGCGCGCCGCTGA
- a CDS encoding C40 family peptidase → MELQPGREAVVRVAVATLWTSPEAVRPVDRPALAARTDIPAWISGMNTDQQVGDCVLSQLLLGERVLVTELRPDGWAHVVAVQQPAAKLDPRGYPGWLPADQLAPATAPAGVDPLVVDATVTALRATPNGEVVLPDVILGTRLTPAGPPVDGWRPVHAPGHSRPLWLPAAHAVPVPTTPPTAGDVLAVAARLLDVVYIWGGVSAYGIDCSGLVHLAWRRFGVVLPRDADDQAQATTPVPLGAERPGDLYFFARPGRKIHHIGIVTATPRPGDDRRMLHACYLRRRVLEERLPADRTATLVGAHRV, encoded by the coding sequence GTGGAGCTGCAACCGGGCCGCGAGGCCGTGGTCCGGGTCGCGGTCGCGACCCTGTGGACCTCCCCCGAGGCGGTACGCCCCGTCGACCGGCCCGCCCTCGCCGCGCGCACCGACATCCCGGCCTGGATCTCCGGCATGAACACCGACCAGCAGGTCGGCGACTGCGTGCTCAGCCAACTGCTGCTCGGCGAGCGGGTGCTGGTCACCGAGCTGCGCCCGGACGGCTGGGCGCACGTGGTGGCGGTGCAGCAGCCGGCGGCCAAGCTCGACCCGCGCGGCTACCCCGGCTGGCTGCCCGCCGACCAGCTCGCCCCGGCCACCGCGCCGGCCGGCGTCGACCCGCTGGTGGTCGACGCCACGGTCACCGCGCTGCGCGCCACCCCGAATGGCGAGGTGGTCCTCCCCGACGTCATCCTCGGCACCCGGCTGACGCCGGCCGGGCCACCCGTCGACGGCTGGCGCCCGGTGCACGCCCCCGGCCACTCCCGCCCGCTCTGGCTGCCGGCCGCGCACGCGGTCCCGGTGCCCACCACGCCGCCGACGGCCGGCGACGTGCTCGCCGTCGCCGCCCGGCTGCTCGACGTCGTCTACATCTGGGGCGGCGTGTCGGCGTACGGCATCGACTGCTCCGGCCTGGTGCACCTGGCCTGGCGGCGATTCGGCGTGGTGCTGCCCCGCGACGCCGACGACCAGGCCCAGGCGACCACCCCGGTCCCGCTCGGCGCGGAGCGCCCCGGCGACCTCTACTTCTTCGCCCGCCCCGGCCGCAAGATCCACCACATCGGCATCGTGACCGCCACGCCGCGCCCCGGTGACGACCGCCGCATGCTGCACGCCTGCTACCTGCGGCGGCGGGTGCTGGAGGAGCGGCTGCCCGCCGACCGCACCGCCACCCTGGTCGGCGCGCACCGGGTCTGA